A single region of the Brachypodium distachyon strain Bd21 chromosome 3, Brachypodium_distachyon_v3.0, whole genome shotgun sequence genome encodes:
- the LOC100840733 gene encoding ELMO domain-containing protein A: protein MDTNAGSFVAVRRLAGSDRAAGAVAFHHSSSAEVVTGSTAWIGRGLSCVCAQGRDSDARLSFDLTPVQEECLLRLQNRIEVQYDSSNREHQEELKALWCASFPGIELQGLISEQWKEMGWQGKDPSTDFRGGGFISLENLLFFARNYPKSFQELLRKQNGDRAIWEYPFAVAGVNITFMLIQMLDLQAVKPRSLFGAVFLKLLSENDRAFDIIYCVTFKVMDQQWLDMHATYMDFNTVMKATRRQIERELLLEDILRIEDMPSYKLLAR from the exons ATGGACACGAACGCAGGCTCCTTCGTCGCCGTCCGACGGCTCGCTGGctccgaccgcgccgccggcgccgtcgcgtTCCACCACTCGTCCTCGG CGGAGGTCGTGACGGGGTCGACGGCGTGGATCGGGAGGGGGCTCTCCTGCGTCTGCGCGCAGGGCAGGGACAGCGACGCCCGCCTTTCTTTCGATTTGACGCCTGTTCAG GAAGAGTGCTTACTGAGGTTACAGAACCGGATAGAAGTTCAGTATGACAGTTCAAACAGAGAGCATCAG GAAGAACTGAAGGCCCTTTGGTGTGCTTCCTTTCCTGGAATTGAGCTTCAGGGGCTAATTTCAGAACAATGGAAAGAAATGGGCTGGCAAGGGAAAGACCCATCTACAGATTTTAG AGGTGGAGGCTTCATCTCCCTGGAAAATTTATTGTTCTTCGCCAGGAACTATCCG AAATCTTTTCAGGAACTTCTTCGTAAGCAGAATGGTGACCGTGCAATTTGGGAATATCCATTTGCTGTAGCTGGTGTAAATATAACATTCATGCTCATTCAGATGCTTGATCTACAAGCAG TTAAACCAAGGTCATTGTTTGGAGCTGTTTTTCTAAAGCTACTTTCAG AAAATGATCGAGCTTTTGATATTATCTACTGCGTAACCTTCAAGGTGATGGATCAGCAATGGCTTGATATGCACGCTACTTACATGGACTTCAAT ACGGTCATGAAAGCTACACGACGTCAGATAGAAAGGGAACTGTTGCTTGAAGATATTCTGCGGATCGAGGATATGCCATCATACAAGCTTCTAGCCCGCTAG
- the LOC100831863 gene encoding probable WRKY transcription factor 12: MAYCVPNPNLYVPDQYYTPSVPLPPPLQLPCHPRALLQQMPFDQLEEAVMLSNPDHCGLYPLPALPFSHLTATAPAIVCEKPTPGFMPNIGVEEVGTSITAGVGCEGANNGYSSTSTWWRGSAMSVAGEKGKMKVRRKMREPRFCFQTRSDVDVLDDGYKWRKYGQKVVKNSLHPRSYFRCTQSNCRVKKRVERLSTDCRMVITTYEGRHTHSPCSDDASPADDHTATTTTCFTSFIPSVHPSI; the protein is encoded by the exons ATGGCTTACTGTGTTCCAAATCCAAACCTCTATGTGCCAGATCAGTACTACACCCCCTccgttcctcttcctcctccactccAACTACCGTGCCATCCCAGAGCGCTCCTCCAGCAGATGCCGTTCGACCAGCTGGAAGAAGCCGTAATGCTCTCCAATCCTGACCATTGCGGGCTATACCCTCTGCCGGCGCTTCCATTTAGTCATCTGACAGCCACTGCACCGGCCATCGTCTGCGAGAAGCCTACGCCCGGTTTCATGCCCAATATTGGGGTTGAAGAG GTGGGCACCTCGATAACGGCAGGAGTTGGATGCGAGGGTGCTAATAACGGCTATTCTAGTACGAGTACATG GTGGAGGGGGTCGGCGAtgtcggttgccggggagaaggggaagatgaaggtgaggaggaagatgagggaGCCGAGGTTCTGTTTCCAGACCAGAAGCGATGTGGATGTGCTCGACGATGGGTACAAGTGGAGGAAGTACGGGCAGAAGGTTGTCAAGAACAGCCTCCATCCCAG GAGCTACTTCAGGTGCACCCAGAGCAACTGCCGCGTGAAGAAGCGGGTGGAGCGGCTGTCGACGGACTGCCGCATGGTGATCACCACCTACGAGGGCCGCCACACCCACTCCCCCTGCTCCGACGACGCCTCCCCCGCCGACGACCACACCGCCACCACTACCACCTGCTTCACCTCCTTCATACCATCCGTCCACCCATCGATCTGA
- the LOC104583815 gene encoding putative glycine-rich cell wall structural protein 1: protein MARSCKQWGALQLAGAPALAFLLIASVQCESSVLPPGWTGGSGSDQGSSPDGSWKYEWGWAAGPGGHGSGFGFGYSGSGSGDAGGGGGGGGGGGSGSRTFGSRGGGYGAGGYTGEAAGGGKEDGGRAQKQPDGGGQN from the coding sequence ATGGCGAGAAGCTGCAAGCAATGGGGAGCGCTGCAGTTAGCaggagcgcctgcgctcgcgTTCCTCCTCATCGCGTCGGTGCAGTGCGAGTCGTCCGTGCTGCCGCCTGGTTGGACGGGCGGCTCCGGGTCCGACCAGGGGTCCAGCCCTGACGGCTCTTGGAAGTACGAGTGGGGCTGGGCTGCTGGGCCTGGTGGACATGGGTCTGGGTTCGGGTTCGGGTACAGCGGCAGCGGTAGCGGCgatgcaggcggcggcggaggaggaggaggaggaggaggaagcggatCACGGACGTTTGGCTCACGCGGTGGTGGCTACGGTGCTGGTGGTTACACTGGCGAAGCCGCCGGCGGTGGGAAGGAAGACGGCGGAAGGGCGCAGAAGCAGCCGGACGGTGGCGGCCAGAACTGA
- the LOC100840426 gene encoding cyclin-P4-1, with amino-acid sequence MAECDQELVAGSAQDMLRVVSALAGILERVAERNDAAAAAELELAAAPAMASASAFRATTKPGISVRAYVARIARFAGCSPACYVVAYIYLDRLLHRGGGRRRRFALAVDSYSVHRLLITTVLAAVKFMDDICYNNAYFAKVGGISLAEMNYLEVDFLFGVGFDLNVTPETFGDYCAVLQSEMLCAEAPPRQLQYCCLSDEEAAGAGCSSQQQLAA; translated from the exons ATGGCCGAGTGTGATCAGGAGCTGGTGGCGGGGAGCGCCCAGGACATGCTGCGTGTGGTGTCCGCCCTCGCCGGCATCCTGGAGCGCGTCGCGGAGCGCAACGacgctgctgcggcggcggagctggagctggccgcggcgccggccatggcgtcggcgtcggcgttccgggcgacgacgaagCCCGGCATCTCGGTGCGCGCGTACGTGGCGCGCATCGCGCGGTTCGCCGGGTGCAGCCCCGCGTGCTACGTCGTCGCCTACATCTACCTCGACCGGCTCCtgcaccgcggcggcggccgccgcaggAGGTTCGCCCTCGCCGTGGATTCCTACAGCGTGCACCGCCTCCTCATCACCACCGTTCTCGCCGCCGTCAAGTTCATGGATGACAT ATGCTACAACAATGCGTACTTCGCCAAGGTCGGGGGCATCAGCCTGGCGGAGATGAACTACCTGGAGGTGGACTTCCTGTTCGGCGTCGGCTTCGACCTGAACGTGACGCCGGAGACATTCGGCGACTACTGCGCCGTGCTCCAGTCAGAGATGCTGTGCGCAGAGGCTCCGCCGAGGCAGCTGCAGTACTGCTGCCTCTCCGACGAAGaagccgccggtgccggctgCAGCTCccagcagcagctcgccgCATGA